The following are from one region of the Thermococcus cleftensis genome:
- a CDS encoding geranylgeranylglyceryl/heptaprenylglyceryl phosphate synthase, with amino-acid sequence MLEIGKVERYIHEKLEREKLHFVLLDPDDVTPEEAAKIAEMSEETGVDAIMIGGSTGAEGEVLDGVVRAIKESSDLPTILFPGSHGGISKYADAIFFMSLLNSTNPFFITGAQALGAFQVKRYGLEPIPMAYLIIEPGETVGWVGDAKPIPRHKPKIAAAYALAGQYLGMRLVYLEAGSGASQPVPPEMIALVKHVIDVPLIVGGGIRTAEQARAAVKAGADIIVTGTAIEKAGSLEKAGKKLRELNRGIKGRD; translated from the coding sequence ATGCTGGAAATTGGAAAGGTCGAGCGCTACATTCACGAGAAGCTCGAAAGGGAGAAGCTCCACTTCGTTCTTCTCGACCCGGACGACGTTACGCCGGAGGAAGCGGCCAAAATAGCGGAGATGAGCGAGGAAACCGGCGTCGATGCGATTATGATAGGCGGCTCCACGGGGGCAGAAGGGGAAGTTCTCGACGGCGTGGTGAGGGCGATAAAGGAATCCTCCGACCTGCCCACGATACTCTTCCCGGGCTCCCACGGCGGGATAAGCAAGTACGCCGACGCGATATTCTTCATGAGCCTTCTCAACTCGACCAACCCGTTCTTCATAACCGGGGCTCAGGCCTTAGGAGCCTTCCAGGTCAAGCGCTACGGGCTGGAGCCGATACCGATGGCCTACCTCATAATCGAGCCCGGTGAGACCGTCGGCTGGGTCGGCGATGCAAAGCCGATTCCCAGGCACAAGCCCAAGATAGCGGCGGCCTACGCTTTGGCCGGCCAGTACCTCGGCATGAGGCTCGTCTACCTTGAGGCCGGAAGCGGGGCGTCCCAGCCGGTTCCTCCGGAGATGATAGCCCTCGTCAAGCACGTCATAGACGTGCCCCTCATCGTCGGCGGCGGCATAAGGACGGCCGAGCAGGCGAGGGCGGCCGTGAAGGCAGGGGCTGACATAATAGTGACGGGGACTGCAATAGAAAAGGCAGGTTCGCTTGAAAAGGCAGGGAAAAAACTCCGTGAGCTGAACAGGGGGATAAAGGGGCGGGATTAA
- a CDS encoding transglutaminase-like domain-containing protein, translating to MRRTILATLLVLIVFSSGCIAPLHYTSESETPHSWETSEVTSSSPSYTTLPATWTNPLVKWENTTVSLPSQDAELNCPGILWRYLLKDALECMLSGKELDVVSPLAEQLKGENLPQSAWNVLEWEGEWLSYDWEKASQPFAKVIIYPDGRQEVVEGQNNTIQTPYETIMRRKGVCTDYTILTDALLLAMNHSPVYAMAINLTDLGHATALVKIGGWYFALDQHLPPMDLGAYYRYWERQGSTIINATLYEITPGENQANVKNLGTIRGYEFLNQDYTMTDADARNLAYSMMNVFYGDFGLKADESLTSLSDGKLPGGYKAGWTWGVTYYHLADYYHPIFHKQYAEWLTGEMLSDSGFLGYLKKSDTVWVEIGIAGDDLVVTVYLGELQ from the coding sequence ATGAGGAGAACCATCTTAGCGACCCTCCTGGTGCTCATAGTGTTCTCATCGGGGTGCATTGCTCCGTTACATTACACTAGTGAGAGCGAGACCCCTCATTCGTGGGAAACTTCTGAAGTCACGTCTTCTTCCCCTTCGTACACGACACTCCCTGCAACCTGGACAAATCCCCTCGTGAAATGGGAGAACACAACGGTATCCCTGCCAAGCCAGGACGCCGAGCTCAACTGTCCGGGAATTCTCTGGCGCTATCTCCTGAAGGATGCCCTCGAATGCATGCTGAGCGGAAAGGAGCTCGATGTGGTTTCACCCCTGGCAGAGCAACTGAAGGGTGAGAACCTGCCACAAAGCGCCTGGAACGTTCTGGAGTGGGAGGGGGAGTGGCTGAGCTACGACTGGGAAAAGGCCAGCCAGCCCTTTGCGAAGGTCATAATATACCCCGACGGCAGGCAGGAGGTCGTTGAGGGGCAGAACAACACCATTCAGACCCCCTACGAGACGATAATGCGGAGAAAGGGAGTGTGCACCGACTACACGATCCTAACCGATGCCCTCCTTCTCGCGATGAACCACTCGCCGGTATATGCAATGGCGATAAACCTCACCGACCTCGGGCATGCAACGGCGCTGGTGAAGATAGGCGGCTGGTACTTTGCCCTTGACCAGCACCTCCCCCCGATGGATCTTGGCGCCTACTACCGCTACTGGGAGAGACAGGGGAGTACGATAATCAACGCCACGCTCTACGAGATAACGCCCGGCGAAAATCAGGCGAACGTGAAAAACCTGGGAACGATCAGGGGGTATGAGTTCCTCAATCAGGACTACACGATGACTGACGCTGACGCCAGGAACCTGGCCTACTCAATGATGAACGTTTTCTACGGCGATTTTGGCCTGAAAGCCGATGAATCCCTGACCAGTCTCTCGGACGGAAAGCTTCCCGGAGGCTACAAGGCGGGCTGGACGTGGGGAGTCACGTACTATCACCTGGCCGACTACTACCACCCCATATTCCACAAACAGTATGCGGAGTGGCTTACCGGTGAAATGCTATCTGATTCAGGGTTCTTAGGCTACCTAAAAAAGAGCGACACGGTTTGGGTAGAAATTGGGATAGCGGGTGACGATCTCGTCGTCACCGTTTACCTCGGGGAGCTTCAGTAG
- a CDS encoding DEAD/DEAH box helicase, which yields MSFESLGLSEATLVAVRQKGFETPTDIQREVIPRLLSGDVDIIGQSQTGTGKTAAFALPIIEAIDPKVKAVQAIILTPTRELALQVADEIKSLRGRKRVYVYAVYGGQPIGPQIRALERGTHVVVGTPGRVLDHIRRGTLDLSSVRFFILDEADRMLDMGFIDDIEAIFRETPRRKRVLMFSATMPREIRRLARRYMGDYEVVSVSSDELVPEMVDQEYVEVVPARKFTVLKKILDGDFYGIIFCATKRETRELSEKLRRQGYSAEALNGDMSQAARERTFWRFKTKRTRILVATDVAARGLDVQDVSHIVNYSLPMTAEDYVHRIGRTGRMGKRGRAVTFIMPGEFKRLRYIAQVAGVEIRKSELSEEIPKEYRERYEREERPRNYRNNRKGRRNYSRGYSRRY from the coding sequence ATGAGTTTTGAAAGCTTAGGCTTGTCCGAGGCCACGTTAGTGGCCGTCAGGCAGAAGGGTTTTGAGACCCCAACGGACATTCAGAGGGAGGTCATACCGCGTCTTCTATCGGGCGACGTCGATATAATCGGCCAGTCCCAGACAGGGACGGGGAAAACAGCGGCATTTGCGCTCCCCATAATCGAGGCCATCGACCCGAAGGTCAAGGCGGTTCAGGCGATAATCCTCACGCCCACGAGGGAGCTTGCCCTCCAGGTGGCCGATGAAATCAAGAGCCTCCGCGGGAGGAAGAGGGTTTACGTTTACGCGGTCTACGGTGGCCAGCCGATTGGTCCGCAGATAAGGGCCCTCGAGCGGGGCACCCATGTCGTAGTTGGAACCCCCGGAAGGGTTCTCGACCACATAAGGCGCGGAACCCTCGATCTCAGCTCCGTCAGGTTCTTCATACTGGACGAAGCTGACAGAATGCTCGACATGGGCTTCATAGACGACATAGAGGCGATCTTCCGTGAGACTCCGAGGAGGAAGAGGGTGCTGATGTTCTCGGCCACGATGCCGCGGGAGATAAGAAGGCTCGCGAGGCGCTACATGGGGGACTACGAGGTCGTGAGCGTGAGCAGCGACGAGCTGGTCCCCGAAATGGTAGATCAGGAGTACGTTGAGGTCGTTCCCGCGAGGAAGTTCACCGTGCTGAAGAAGATACTCGATGGGGACTTCTACGGCATAATCTTCTGCGCCACCAAGAGGGAAACCAGGGAGCTGAGTGAGAAACTCAGGAGGCAGGGCTACAGCGCCGAGGCCTTGAACGGCGACATGAGCCAGGCAGCGCGCGAGAGAACCTTCTGGCGCTTCAAGACAAAGCGGACGAGAATTCTCGTCGCCACCGACGTCGCCGCGCGCGGCCTGGACGTTCAGGACGTGAGCCACATAGTGAACTATTCACTGCCCATGACGGCTGAGGACTACGTACACAGGATAGGGAGAACGGGCAGAATGGGCAAGCGCGGAAGGGCGGTGACCTTCATAATGCCCGGTGAGTTCAAGAGGCTGCGCTACATCGCCCAGGTCGCAGGGGTGGAGATAAGGAAGTCTGAGCTGAGCGAGGAGATACCGAAGGAGTACAGGGAGAGGTATGAGCGCGAGGAACGTCCGAGGAACTACAGAAACAACAGAAAGGGAAGGAGAAACTATTCCCGCGGCTACTCGAGACGCTACTGA
- a CDS encoding M55 family metallopeptidase has protein sequence MRAFISLDLEGLPYIVSREHLFVKGALYGEARRIATEVVKVTAETLHELGFEEVIIADSHGPMVNILPGEMPEYVELVRGFPRPLSMVAFARGSDAALFLGYHAKAGTSYATFDHTYSGASIDRLEINGVEVSEFLLNAYILGSWGIPVILVGGDRRLLETDVKTFTPWVVGVPFKESPSRYAAKSPRMRRIKTMLREGVIEAVERLKRGETKPLVTREPVHVKVRFLRSDMADTAELLPFVNRIDGKTVEFKAKTVEEAYKVFELLTLAAAGVSAIVTR, from the coding sequence ATGCGCGCATTCATATCCCTTGACCTTGAGGGCCTACCGTACATCGTCAGCAGGGAGCACCTCTTCGTGAAAGGCGCCCTCTACGGGGAGGCCCGGAGGATAGCGACCGAGGTGGTGAAGGTTACCGCCGAGACGCTCCACGAACTCGGCTTTGAGGAGGTCATAATAGCCGACAGCCATGGTCCGATGGTCAATATCCTTCCCGGAGAGATGCCCGAATACGTTGAGCTGGTGAGGGGCTTTCCGAGGCCGCTCAGCATGGTGGCCTTCGCCAGGGGAAGCGACGCCGCGCTCTTCCTCGGCTACCACGCCAAGGCCGGCACGAGCTACGCCACCTTCGACCACACCTACAGCGGGGCGAGCATAGACAGGCTGGAGATAAACGGGGTTGAGGTGAGCGAGTTCCTGCTCAACGCCTACATTTTGGGAAGCTGGGGAATCCCCGTGATCCTCGTGGGAGGGGATAGAAGGCTCCTCGAAACGGACGTTAAGACATTCACTCCCTGGGTAGTTGGCGTTCCCTTCAAGGAGTCTCCCTCACGCTACGCCGCCAAGAGCCCTAGAATGAGGAGAATAAAGACCATGCTGCGGGAGGGCGTGATAGAGGCCGTCGAGCGGCTGAAGAGAGGAGAGACAAAGCCCCTCGTTACCAGAGAGCCAGTCCACGTAAAAGTCCGCTTCCTGAGGAGCGATATGGCAGACACCGCCGAGCTGCTGCCGTTCGTGAATCGCATAGACGGGAAGACGGTCGAGTTCAAGGCGAAGACCGTTGAGGAAGCCTACAAGGTCTTCGAGCTGCTGACCCTGGCGGCGGCCGGGGTGAGCGCGATAGTAACGAGGTAA